A single genomic interval of Aureliella helgolandensis harbors:
- a CDS encoding VF530 family protein, with amino-acid sequence MPPNDQQPNNPLHGVTLIAMLEHLVDVYGWEEMGYRIDIRCFNEDPSINSSLKFLRTTPWARAKVERLYVRSLRHSRPQEVHRPRTPESEVTPTDPEET; translated from the coding sequence ATGCCTCCCAACGATCAACAACCCAACAATCCACTGCACGGCGTAACGCTGATCGCCATGCTAGAACACCTCGTCGACGTCTATGGGTGGGAGGAAATGGGTTACCGCATTGACATTCGATGCTTCAACGAAGACCCAAGCATCAATTCCAGTCTGAAGTTTTTGCGCACCACCCCGTGGGCAAGAGCCAAGGTCGAGCGTCTGTACGTGCGATCACTGCGGCATTCAAGACCGCAAGAGGTCCACCGACCGCGGACACCGGAGTCCGAGGTTACCCCCACCGATCCAGAAGAGACTTGA
- a CDS encoding RNA 2'-phosphotransferase has translation MNKRLTKISKYLTFVLRHEPESIGMRRDYEGYLDIEELVRNANAAGKSLTVEQVYQVVDEQEMQLFTLSDDRARIRAN, from the coding sequence ATGAACAAACGGCTTACCAAAATCAGCAAATACTTGACTTTCGTCCTACGCCACGAGCCTGAATCGATCGGCATGCGCCGGGATTATGAGGGCTATTTGGACATCGAGGAACTCGTGCGCAATGCGAATGCGGCTGGCAAGAGTCTAACGGTAGAGCAGGTGTACCAAGTGGTCGATGAGCAAGAGATGCAGCTGTTCACTTTGAGTGACGATCGCGCGCGGATTCGCGCCAACTAA
- a CDS encoding nucleotidyltransferase domain-containing protein: protein MPDSNIRSRLLSEGTQVVAMRDIRTANDRLAHPAGALGVIVRVPTHSSQAYQVRFGDGVEVALHSDQLVRLADYKTRQTGVWEGNSLSGQLLEYVIFRCVIGSRAYGLDDESSDTDIRGIYLPPAHLHWSLSGVPEQIEEDATQEVYWELQKFLVLALKANPNVLECLYSPIVLTATPLGRELLAMKEVFLSKLLFQTYSGYVASQFKKMQVDIRNQGSVEWKHVMHLIRLLISGIYVLQEHAVNVEVGDHREALLRIRHGEMPFQEVNRWRLDLQRQFELAYQTTTLPDRPDFRRANDFLIRARQSAVGADVP, encoded by the coding sequence ATGCCTGACAGCAACATCCGCTCACGGCTCCTCTCGGAGGGAACCCAAGTGGTCGCAATGCGAGACATCCGCACCGCCAACGATCGGCTTGCTCACCCGGCCGGCGCCCTGGGCGTCATCGTACGCGTCCCCACCCATTCCAGCCAAGCCTACCAGGTTCGGTTTGGTGATGGCGTCGAGGTGGCCCTCCATTCCGATCAATTGGTCCGCCTAGCCGACTACAAAACGCGACAGACCGGCGTTTGGGAGGGCAATTCGCTGAGCGGGCAACTGTTGGAATACGTTATTTTCCGTTGCGTGATAGGCTCGCGTGCCTACGGCTTGGACGACGAATCCTCCGACACCGACATTCGCGGGATCTATCTGCCGCCAGCACACCTGCACTGGTCCCTGAGCGGTGTCCCTGAGCAAATAGAAGAGGATGCGACTCAAGAAGTCTACTGGGAACTGCAAAAATTCTTGGTCTTAGCCCTCAAAGCGAACCCCAATGTGCTGGAATGCCTCTATTCCCCAATAGTACTGACCGCTACGCCCTTGGGCAGAGAATTGCTAGCGATGAAAGAGGTGTTCCTGTCGAAACTGCTGTTCCAAACCTACTCCGGTTACGTAGCTTCTCAGTTTAAGAAAATGCAGGTCGACATCCGTAATCAAGGGAGTGTGGAGTGGAAGCATGTCATGCACCTGATACGGCTCTTGATCTCAGGAATCTACGTACTGCAGGAGCACGCCGTGAATGTCGAAGTCGGAGACCACCGCGAAGCCTTGCTTCGAATCCGCCATGGCGAAATGCCGTTTCAAGAGGTCAATCGATGGAGGCTTGATCTGCAGCGCCAATTTGAATTGGCGTACCAAACGACAACGCTACCAGACCGTCCCGACTTCCGTCGCGCCAATGACTTTTTGATACGCGCCCGTCAGAGCGCAGTGGGAGCTGATGTTCCGTGA
- a CDS encoding nucleotidyltransferase domain-containing protein, whose translation MIDLNRLLQHVAAHPYPTIFVTISGAHLYGFPSPDSDFDLRGVHLLPLEQVIGLDHGQETVEKEGWYDGLEIDLVTHDAAKYFALMLKRNGYVLEQIFSPWVVFTTPEHEQIKSLAAQCITQQHAHHYLGFASRQWQLFRQGVPPRVKPLLYTYRVLLTGIHLMQTGRIEANLLALNRHEGLPYIDELVARKLSGPECQVLNTVDFQFDEGEYQRLTRKLEKAHEASFLPEQPAAKAELHNLLVKMRTGGSSTSARC comes from the coding sequence GTGATCGATCTAAACAGATTGCTGCAACATGTTGCGGCGCATCCCTACCCAACCATTTTCGTCACGATCAGCGGGGCCCATCTCTATGGCTTCCCTTCACCCGACTCCGACTTTGACCTCCGGGGCGTGCACTTGCTACCCCTTGAACAAGTTATTGGGCTCGATCACGGTCAAGAAACGGTTGAAAAAGAGGGCTGGTATGATGGACTGGAAATCGATTTGGTAACCCACGATGCCGCCAAATACTTTGCACTGATGCTCAAACGCAATGGGTATGTATTGGAGCAGATCTTTTCTCCATGGGTTGTGTTTACGACCCCCGAGCATGAGCAGATCAAGTCACTAGCGGCCCAATGCATTACCCAACAACATGCACATCATTATCTCGGTTTCGCTTCCAGACAGTGGCAATTGTTTCGACAGGGCGTGCCTCCCAGAGTCAAACCATTGCTGTACACCTATCGCGTGCTACTGACCGGAATTCACTTGATGCAGACCGGCAGAATCGAAGCTAACCTACTGGCCTTAAATCGCCACGAAGGGTTGCCCTACATCGACGAACTGGTAGCCAGAAAGCTATCGGGGCCAGAATGCCAAGTCCTGAATACGGTCGATTTCCAATTCGATGAAGGCGAGTACCAACGACTCACGCGGAAATTGGAGAAGGCTCACGAAGCCAGTTTCTTGCCAGAGCAGCCGGCAGCCAAAGCGGAACTTCATAATTTGTTGGTCAAAATGCGAACGGGCGGAAGTTCGACTTCCGCCCGTTGCTAG
- a CDS encoding carboxypeptidase-like regulatory domain-containing protein, which yields MKATSVLLRSVTLLVLLCSLGCGGVKIYPVKGSVVLDDKAIEGALVVFSPQGGGEGAVTGTATTNANGEFKLTSLKGQGIPAGSYKITITKTPVADAAEISKAVEVSSDNAEYMEAAMGERSGSVYAAAAKNKDPFPAKYNSASTLQETVAESDDNVFDFVLKTKS from the coding sequence ATGAAGGCAACTTCAGTTCTGCTTCGGTCGGTGACATTGTTGGTGCTGCTTTGTAGCCTTGGTTGTGGCGGCGTCAAGATCTATCCCGTCAAGGGTTCTGTGGTCTTGGATGACAAAGCCATCGAAGGGGCGCTTGTCGTCTTCTCGCCGCAAGGCGGAGGCGAAGGGGCTGTGACTGGCACAGCCACGACCAATGCCAATGGAGAATTTAAGTTGACGAGCCTGAAGGGACAGGGAATTCCTGCTGGCTCCTATAAAATTACCATCACCAAGACGCCTGTAGCCGATGCCGCCGAGATAAGTAAGGCCGTGGAAGTTAGTTCTGACAATGCCGAGTATATGGAAGCGGCCATGGGAGAACGTAGCGGTAGCGTTTATGCGGCTGCGGCAAAAAACAAGGATCCCTTTCCGGCGAAGTACAACTCAGCTTCGACACTTCAAGAAACAGTGGCCGAATCTGACGACAATGTTTTCGACTTTGTCCTGAAGACTAAATCGTAA